A window of the Serinus canaria isolate serCan28SL12 chromosome 27, serCan2020, whole genome shotgun sequence genome harbors these coding sequences:
- the LRRC3C gene encoding leucine-rich repeat-containing protein 3C codes for MTAAQGVLLRPITMGLLLQSLFLLLLLLLLGSCLHTAAAFPKGCYPSEEEGLKTFRCSNAQLTEVPRDIPNDTNKLYLDFNQIPFLPRDAFQDLPLLLELDLSHNAITRIETGAFQGLAEHLHSLDLSSNRLISVSKDAFSNLKAKVNLSNNPWLCDCRLQELIRAVELVADSSGGIVCDSSTQEEHVGKAFLQVIADTDFCNVYKKTTDIAMLVTMFGWFAMVISYLVYYVRQNQEDARRHLEYLKSLPSKQRRSEESSTISTVV; via the coding sequence ATGACTGCGGCACAGGGGGTTCTCCTCCGCCCCATCACCATGGgactgctcctgcagagcctcttcctcctcctcctcctcctcctcctgggctcCTGCCTCCACACAGCCGCTGCCTTCCCCAAGGGCTGTTATCCCTCAGAAGAGGAGGGGCTGAAGACCTTTCGCTGCAGCAACGCTCAGCTGACTGAGGTCCCCAGGGACATCCCCAACGACACCAACAAGCTCTACCTAGACTTCAACCAAATCCCCTTCCTGCCTCGCgatgccttccaggacctgcCACTCCTGCTGGAACTGGATCTGTCCCACAATGCCATCACCAGAATTGAAACTGGGGCTTTCCAGGGCCTGGCAGAGCACCTGCACTCCCTGGACTTGTCTTCCAACAGGCTGATATCGGTCAGCAAAGACGCCTTTAGCAACCTGAAAGCCAAGGTGAACCTGTCCAACAACCCGTGGCTGTGTGACTGTcggctgcaggagctgatccGTGCCGTGGAGCTGGTGGCCGACTCCTCGGGGGGCATCGTGTGCGACTCCTCCACGCAGGAGGAGCACGTGGGCAAAGCTTTCCTGCAGGTCATTGCTGACACAGACTTCTGCAACGTGTACAAGAAGACCACGGACATCGCCATGCTGGTCACCATGTTCGGCTGGTTCGCCATGGTGATTTCCTACCTGGTTTATTACGTGAGGCAGAACCAGGAGGACGCCCGGAGGCACCTGGAGTATCTCAAGTCTCTGCCCAGCAAACAGCGGCGATCGGAGGAGTCGTCCACCATCAGCACTGTGGTGTGA